From Plasmodium yoelii strain 17X genome assembly, chromosome: 7, one genomic window encodes:
- a CDS encoding ATP-dependent RNA helicase, producing the protein MKLKKKTPKNTKHAKHAKHTKKNYGNAKHTKKNYEKGSISKRSYKTGSKANNKLDKKRINKLNKNSEPNSKKKYSWLFDKTAKKNEKKSGKKNGKKSDSDEDVEKSDSGSGSGSDSGGGEPKKETKKKFVLYKNRKKKGKVVLSCFQNLGLSKQMCKSISANLKYNRPTNIQKLCIPKILNKKDVICVSETGSGKSLVYLSTLIDILKDHNKFFGIRGLVILPTKELVIQIYKLAKKICTNYFNLKINIIIGGISLCKQFEILKENIDILICTPGRFSYILDETKLNLEKVEIIVIDEADRLLELNYYNDMNNIYKCIGNKNLNKQTILVSATLPTNVENYFKLKLNNPEIVFINSDHNISSQVNLHFLFCRSYEKYAILIKLILLFKKQKLGKTIIFFCTKYHILFFSKILNFLKIKHSILYGNSDTSFRFNQINNFTKNEDIQFLLVTDLASRGINITSVQNVINYNLPFSPKIFLHRIGRACRVDNQSGYGVSIVTYQDILYAYEICFFIGKKLKFIKKDASNSFPRLGAEPDQNLEKNLEKNLDKNLDQNLEKDMEKKLDQKLDADTNTLKAEMEATKNGKKNSVYLGAIHNISDHLELIDHVKKIDSELITLNKSIEMSYKLYYSMRPKVSKYSSTKFIKKIKKIGGIYKLCLLTHPNPIYDASEKEEANEEEAEKGEAEKGEAEKGEAKKGETKNKNDQVMNEIDNVFENLTNYLKNNANSQKSEQNISDSGNSDRINTSPENQLTNESNLEAYVDANMNQQTSQDFPQNYVESFLHEFQYKSNTKLKNISEEIKEKLNRLKEKIKKNKNIKNNYMSNDINGLLETITLGLNNEEIQKWENEELEYNNNFDKTNMLDEKKKKKLSKRAQKKLEKKNTNQLDDIQKKKDISLDEILKKINDKKMKRDSNNKLLELNAPGFDLPPDEEEELNKQRFVKKQIWDKRKNKFVLTEIDQFQDKKINKKIDPKSTSDKNTTSIYQKWVKRTKNRIKNVGELEDNYDNKKRNKIKEIYIENQKNYEEDVKQTNLKVLKETHPEITEALSKNIKLTKKQQRIYKKYITGKYNNQDTNELKTLNQIQHDKKIQLKKRLKTDRNFRAKYSQMMKKKHQRKLEEMKNLKSARSRSLAIVRKKIKK; encoded by the coding sequence AtgaaacttaaaaaaaaaaccccAAAAAATACCAAACATGCCAAACATGCCAAACATACTAAAAAAAACTATGGAAATGCCAAACATACCAAAAAGAACTATGAAAAAGGAAGTATCAGTAAACGTAGCTACAAAACTGGAAGCAAAGCAAATAACAAACTTGATAAAAAAcgtataaacaaattaaataaaaattctgaaccaaattcaaaaaaaaaatattcttgGCTATTTGATAAAACtgcaaaaaaaaacgaaaaaaaaagcgGAAAAAAAAACGGAAAAAAAAGTGACAGTGATGAAGATGTAGAAAAAAGTGACAGTGGCAGTGGCAGTGGCAGTGATAGTGGTGGTGGGGAAccaaaaaaagaaacaaaaaaaaaattcgttttatataaaaatcgaaaaaaaaagggaaaagtTGTTTTAAGTTGTTTTCAAAATCTAGGGCTAAGCAAACAAATGTGTAAAAGTATAAGCgctaatttaaaatataatagaccaacaaatattcaaaaattatgcattcctaaaattttaaataaaaaagatgtTATTTGCGTTAGTGAAACAGGATCTGGAAAATCATTAGTTTATTTAAGCACATTAatagatatattaaaagatcataataaattttttggaATTAGGGGTTTAGTAATATTACCAACAAAAGAGCTAgttattcaaatatataaattagcaaaaaaaatatgcacaaattattttaatttaaaaataaatataataataggaGGAATAAGCTTATGCAAACAATTTGAAATtctaaaagaaaatatagatattctTATATGTACGCCTGGAAGattttcatatatacttGATGAAACAAAACTAAATTTGGAAAAAGTTGAAATAATTGTTATTGATGAAGCAGATAGATTATTagaattaaattattataatgatatgaataatatatataaatgtataggaaataaaaatttgaataaaCAAACAATATTAGTTAGTGCAACTTTACCAACAAATgttgaaaattattttaaattaaaactaAATAATCCtgaaattgtttttattaattcagATCATAATATAAGTTCACAAGttaatttacattttttattttgtagatcatatgaaaaatatgctatacttattaaattaattttattatttaaaaaacaaaaattaggaaaaactattatttttttttgcacaAAATATCATATCTTATTTTTTAGTAAAATTCTTAATTTTCTAAAAATTAAACATTCAATCTTATATGGAAATTCAGATACATCCTTTAGGTTTAaccaaattaataattttacaaaaaatgaagatatacAATTTCTTTTAGTTACAGATTTGGCATCTAGAGGTATTAATATTACATCTGTTCAAAAtgttattaattataatctTCCATTTTCtccaaaaatatttttacatagAATCGGTAGAGCATGTAGAGTTGATAACCAATCAGGCTATGGGGTTTCTATCGTTACATATCAAGAcattttatatgcatatgaaatatgtttttttattggaaaaaaattaaagtttataaaaaaagacgCATCTAATTCGTTTCCACGCCTGGGGGCGGAGCCGGATCAAAATTTGGAGAAAAATTTGGAGAAAAATTTGGACAAAAATTTGGACCAAAATTTGGAGAAAGATATGGAGAAAAAATTGGACCAAAAGTTGGACGCCGATACAAACACATTAAAGGCAGAAATGGAGGCGACTAAAaacggaaaaaaaaatagtgtaTACTTAGGAGCAATACATAATATAAGCGACCATTTAGAACTTATAGAtcatgttaaaaaaatagatagCGAATTAATAACACTAAACAAAAGTATAGAAATgtcatataaattatattattctatGCGTCCAAAAGTATCAAAATATTCAAGTaccaaatttataaaaaaaattaaaaaaattggagGTATATACAAGTTATGTTTGCTTACCCACCCAAACCCCATTTATGATGCATCGGAAAAGGAGGAAGCAAACGAGGAAGAAGCGGAAAAGGGTGAAGCGGAAAAGGGTGAAGCGGAAAAGGGCGAAGCGAAGAAGGGCGAGACAAAAAATAAGAATGACCAAGTTATGAACGAAATAGATAAcgtttttgaaaatttaacaaactatttaaaaaataatgcaaaTTCTCAAAAAagtgaacaaaatataagcGATTCGGGCAATTCGGATCGTATTAACACAAGCCCTGAAAATCAATTAACCAATGAATCTAACTTAGAAGCATACGTAGACGCAAATATGAACCAACAAACTTCTCAAGACTTTCCACAAAATTATGTAGAATCTTTTTTACATGAATTTCAATACAAAAGTAAtaccaaattaaaaaatatatcagaagaaattaaagaaaaacTTAATagattaaaagaaaaaataaaaaaaaataaaaacataaaaaataattacatgTCAAACGATATTAATGGTCTATTAGAAACAATAACACTTGGACttaataatgaagaaattCAAAAGTGGGAAAATGAAGAATTagaatataataacaattttgataaaacaaatatgttagatgaaaaaaaaaaaaaaaaattaagcaAAAGAgctcaaaaaaaattagaaaaaaaaaatacaaaccAACTTGAtgatatacaaaaaaaaaaagacatatCTTTAgatgaaatattaaaaaaaataaatgataaaaaaatgaaaagagATTCTAATAATAAACTATTAGAATTAAATGCCCCTGGTTTTGATTTACCTCCagatgaagaagaagaaCTAAATAAACAACGTTTtgttaaaaaacaaatttgggataaaagaaaaaataaatttgtattaaCAGAAATTGATCAATTccaagataaaaaaataaataaaaaaatagatccCAAATCAACATCTGATAAAAATACAACTAGTATATATCAAAAATGGGTAAAGCGAACAAAAAATAGAATCAAAAATGTTGGAGAATTAGAagataattatgataataaaaaacgaaataaaattaaagaaatatatatagaaaatcaaaaaaattatgaagaaGATGTGAAACAAACAAATCTTAAAGTACTAAAGGAAACACATCCTGAAATAACTGAAGCATtatctaaaaatataaaattaacaaaaaaacaacaaagaatatataaaaaatatattactggaaaatataataatcaaGATACCAATGAATTAAAAACTTTAAATCAAATTCAACacgataaaaaaatacaattaaaaaaaagactCAAAACAGATCGAAATTTTAGGGCAAAATATTCtcaaatgatgaaaaaaaaacatcaaCGCAAACTCGAGGAAatgaaaaatttgaaaagTGCCCGATCGAGATCTTTGGCCATTGTTAGAAAGAAGAtcaagaaataa
- a CDS encoding receptor for activated c kinase, putative codes for MDNIKEAQVILKGVLEGGHSDWVTSVSTPTDAKLKTVVSASRDKKLIVWNINPDDESGEIGTAKKSLTGHSQAISDVSISSDGLFALSGSWDNSIRLWDLSLGETIRSFIGHTSDVFSVSFSPDNRQIVSASRDKTIKLWNTLAQCKYTITEQQHTDWITCVRFSPSPKQAIIVSCGWDKLVKVWNLKNCDLNKNLEAHTGVLNTVTISPDGSLCASGGKDGVAKLWDVNEGKHLYSLETGCTINSLCFSPCDYWLCAATDRFIRIWNLESKLIIAEIYPVKQYKVGLPWCTSITWSANGQFLFCGSTDGNVYVYEIKKHAI; via the exons atggataatataaaagaagCACAAGTAATATTAAAGGGGGTATTAGAAGGAGGACATAGTGATTGGGTTACCTCTGTTTCAACACCCACAGACgcaaaattaaaaacagTTGTTAGCGCTTCAAGAg ACAAAAAATTAATCGTATGGAATATAAACCCAGATGACGAGTCAGGAGAAATTGGAACAGCCAAAAAATCTTTGACAGGACACTCACAAGCAATTAGTGATGTATCCATATCATCAGATGGTTTATTTGCTTTGTCTGGTTCATGGGATAATTCTATTCGTTTATGGGATTTATCATTAGGAGAAACAATTAGATCATTTATTGGGCACACATCTGATGTTTTTAGTGTATCATTTAGTCCAGATAATAGACAAATTGTATCAGCTAGCCGTGATAAAACAATTAAATTATGGAATACTTTAGCTCAATGTAAATATACAATAACAGAACAACAACACACTGATTGGATTACATGTGTTAGATTTTCTCCATCACCCAAACAAGCTATTATTGTATCATGTGGATGGGATAAATTAGTTAAAGTAtggaatttaaaaaattgtgatttaaataaaaacttAGAAGCTCATACTGGTGTATTAAATACTGTTACTATATCTCCAGATGGTTCATTATGTGCATCAGGAGGTAAAGATGGTGTAGCTAAATTATGGGATGTAAATGAAGGTAAACATTTATACTCATTAGAAACAGGTTGTACTATAAATTCTCTTTGTTTCTCACCTTGTGATTATTGGTTATGTGCAGCTACAGATAGATTTATAAGAATATGGAATTTAGAaagcaaattaattattGCTGAAATATATCCAGTTAAACAATATAAAGTTGGGTTACCATGGTGTACATCCATTACATGGTCAGCTAATGGTCAATTTTTATTCTGTGGATCCACTGATGGAAATGTATATGtttatgaaattaaaaagcacgccatttaa
- a CDS encoding SNARE protein, putative has product MYIISDGDGEYSNSLYSEEIESKTNSEKQSIYHENDYESSDENLIDGENEIEVFLYVCTALIDDAEILVKSSFFDRDLDISADYIIKKILVATKKKINNCNKKILNWDNRTIYFIICNEKKLAFFLIGLDTKAYFKNYVFEFLKKLEICIKSDLFYNQNYNTNNINPSKLYTMQSYMRKTLRNLNKCCKDEKILAVKQKLNKINSVMNNHIDKLYESRGNIKALQYKTEDMSKNTLNFAQNSKKLKRFMFFKYWKTYAFLACFVIVGFKIYRSL; this is encoded by the coding sequence ATGTACATAATTTCAGATGGCGATGGGGAATACTCTAATAGCTTATATAGTGAAGAAATAGAAAGCAAAACAAATAGTGAAAAACAATCGATTTATCATGAAAATGATTATGAAAGTAGTGATGAAAATTTAATAGATGGTGAAAATGAAATCGaagtatttttatatgtttgtaCAGCATTAATAGATGATGCTGAGATATTAGTAAAAAGCAGTTTTTTTGATAGAGATCTAGATATATCAGCtgattatataataaaaaaaattttagttgctacaaaaaaaaaaattaataattgtaataaaaaaatacttaaCTGGGATAATCgaactatatattttataatttgtaatgaaaaaaaattagctttttttttaattgggTTGGATACAAAagcatattttaaaaattatgtttttgaatttttaaaaaaattagaaatatgcataaaatcagatttattttataaccaaaattataatacaaataatatcaACCCATCCAAGTTATATACCATGCAGTCTTATATGAGGAAGACGCTCAGAAATTTAAACAAATGTTgtaaagatgaaaaaatattagctgttaaacaaaaattaaataaaataaattcgGTCATGAATAATCATATAGACAAATTGTATGAGTCCAGAGGAAACATCAAAGCATTACAATATAAAACTGAAGATATGTcaaaaaatactttaaattttgctcaaaatagcaaaaaattaaaaagattcatgttttttaaatattggAAAACATATGCATTTTTGGCTTGTTTTGTTATTGTCGGATTTAAGATATATCGGTCTCTTTGA